The Apium graveolens cultivar Ventura unplaced genomic scaffold, ASM990537v1 ctg153, whole genome shotgun sequence genome contains the following window.
ttcgaaagatttttaataaatggcttttagagcttgtaggtttcatgttttaatggataaatacctcataatatactcatattcacctaaaAACACtataatataagctgaaatttgttacaaagacatcacatttaatcttaaaactGATGTATAACAGtgtaatagacatcggttgttaaccgatgtcaaaggctgatgacatttaacatcacacgcgaagacatcggttcagatttattttaacatcggttctgaatCGATGTCTGAtgccatatttctagtagtgaattTATACTCAATATTGATTCCTGAAATCCAAATATTATATATAACACGAAAAGAAAATGAAACTGCCATGAAAGTATAGGAAATGTTTGTATACACAAAAATACACAAAATATATGTGAACCAAGATAAAATATCAACATATatatctaaatatatatatatagtcctCCTTCAATACAAACTAAATTATAATATACATTGAAAATCTCTGTAAATCACTAATTTACATATTCAAAATCACTAAATATAACAGTAAATAATATGTTAATATTTTAGTGGATATCACTAAATTACACAATACTGATCAATAAATGAGTGGTGCCACCGTCAAAAATATATAAGTGGATTATTATATAATTACTAATTATACATATATCAATTAGTAATAGGTCATTGTATAGTTTGTATATATATTGGTTTGTATTGGATCACTAGATTCTATGATatatacactacaagaaaacagggTTAAATACAACTGATTTAAATTCGACCGCGCCTTAATTCGACCGCCGGTGGTCGAAACCTTTGGATACGGCTAAATTCGACTGGCCTCGATCGAATTTAAATGGTCGTATTTAATCGGTCGTATTTATAAATAAATTCAACTTGCAGCGGTTGAAAAAAAATGGTCGAAATTAAAACGGTCGTAATTAGGAGTTAAATTCAACCGAAAATAAATTTGGTCGAATTTATAACATGGGAAAAAAGAGCGGGAATTTTCCCTCCATAAAATTTATTTTCGTATACTAAATTCGACCGCAATCGatcaaaaattaattttggaTTTGGCGGGAAATTTCCCTCCTTTTTTCAAATTTTGAGCAAAATGGGAAAATTTCATTTGCACTGAATTCGGTTGAATTTAGTGATATACAAAAAATGACCATTGTCAGATAATATAAATGCGATCATTTTCAGttgaaataataattttttgaaaacTTAAAAacttataataattattttaattttatctttattaggaaaattatgcatttataatattcatttcaTGTACAAATATATTTGATacagtatatatataatatatatatataatattatatatatatatgtatatgtgtgtgtgataATAGTATGTTGAATTTTATATTATAAAGcctataatttaaattataatcaTTATAATTTTGTGAGAAAAATATTAATGAGCTCATAATGAAAATTTTCCTAAGTCGCTACGAAATGTAGATAGATAGATTAAATATGTAGTTACAGGTTATAGATTcgatatgaaactttggttataccactcatatatatatatatatatatatatatattgacatccacACAGTTgaatcgatgaaaaatattttttaaaaaatcgaaacacaaattcagaactaAACACTGGATAGTTGTACTATTCAAACtcatacttgactgttaaaatggcaaaccaaataaaattgttttgatctgaaattttgattatatcattaatataaatatatatatatatatatatatatatatatatatatatatatattgacttctgtacggttggatcgatgaaaaatatttttaaaaaaatcaaaacacccATCCAGGAccaaacactagttagttgtacaagttaaactgatgtttgactgttaaaatggcaaaccaaataaaattattttaatttgaaactttggttatatcactaatatatatatatcttttgacattcgtacggttggatcgatgaaaaatattttaaaaaaattgaaactcCAACTCAGGACTAAACACTACTCCCTCAGTCTCACTGGATTGTTTAAGTTacttttcggcacgcttttcaatactcgtttaaagtatacttccacaaaatatatttttttttaaaaaaaatctgaaaaaaagtttcatgtttaaattttattcagaaaaaaaaaattaaaaaaaacattatgaaactatactttattgaaggctcgaaatacgtgcaaacagTGTACGTAAACAACTCaccgggacggagggagtaattagttgtactagtcaaactgatacttgacttttaaaattggaaaaccaaataaaattgttttgatatgaaattttcataatattactaatatatatctTTTTTACGTCTGTACGGTtagatcgatgaaaaatattttttaaaaaatcgaaacaccaattccggactaaacactagttagttgtactagtcaaactcatgcttgacttttaaaatggaaaacaaaataaaattatattgatatgaaactttggttatatcattaacatatatatctattgacatctatacggttggatcaatgaaaaatagttttaaaaaaattgagCACTAGTTATTTGTACTGGTCAAACTCATACTTGACTTTAAAAatggcaaatcaaataaaattatattcatataaaactttggttatatcactaatatatatatatatgttgacatccatacggttggattgataaaaatattattaaaaaaatcaaaacacaagttcAGGACTAAACGCTAGTTAGTtttactagtcaaactcatgcttgacttttaaaatgtgaaaccaaataaaattatattgatataaaactttgattatatcactaatatatatatatatatctattgacatacatacggttggatcaatgaaaaatatttttaaaaaaattgaaacacaaattcaggacaAAACACTAGTTAGTTCTACTggtcaaactcatgcttgacttttaaaatggcaaatcaaataaattataatgatatgaaactttggttatatcactaatatatatatatatattgacatccttacggttggatcgataaaaaatatttctaaaaaaatCGAATCACCAATTCAGGACAAAGCattagttagttgtactagtcaaactcttacttgacttttaaaatggaaaaccaaaaAAATTATATTGATACGAAAATTTGAAGAAGTTTTAATCATTAGACATTAATTATTTTAACAAACAAGGTATAACTTAACTTGATTCTAAATTCTACCGCACATTCTTGTGGGTggaatttataaaaaaaatcaaccaaaattatatattttttataaaattaataaaatatttaaattaaattttgtaaaattAAAAAATCCAATCTTAAATTGTTATAATAATGGTTTAGTGCAATATTATTTTCTTTAAGGGTCATAGATTGAGTTTGGGTATAGATTTGAATTATTTTGAGATAATACTGACCAAAAAAGAATTATTTTGagattataatttatttatttttgaataattcaattatatatataactatacATTTATCATAATTactaatttaattaataaaaaagtaTATGTGACCActttttttttgattttatttgATATTTTCCAAAATAAATAATTGTGTAATTACTTAAAAGTTATTAAAAAATCCATAAATTCaacatatttaaattatatttatagaTTCACACTCCGAAATTCTACCAATAACAATTAAATTTactgccatgtcatcaatccttGTGAATTGGATCCAATGCTCCAAATTGAACAACAAAAATCCAATCCAATGGTTTAATTTGAACCTAACCTTTTAATGCTTAAAAAACCTACCCTTTATCCCCCACCCCCCACCTCCATCCACCAACAAACCACACAATCTCTGCTCTTTTTTCCGACAAAAACTCTCCCCTGCTTCTTTATCAACCGGGATGAAATCTTTGTTTTTAGCTCATTTTAAACCTATAAACCCTTTTATACTCACCAGACTCAAAATCAGTTCCTTGTTAAACCCTCTTAGACTCATTTAATATTTATCTCACAACACCTTAAGTCATTCTCAAACCTCAAATCTCAGCTTACATCTAATTTTTCTGGTTGTTTTTTCTTGTGACAAATATCTCATCCGCACTGCACTTGCCCCACAACTCAATCATGTTACATCTGAGTCAACTCAGTCCGAACTCGTCAACTCTTGGTTCAAGTTTCTACCCAGCTTATTCATTATGTTTTCCCCATGTTTTGCTATTACAACAGGAGATTACGAGTCCCTCAAGATTATTTTAAAGCGGCAGTGAACGATTTTGGCCATTCGTGTGATGCTGACTCATTTTCTGTTTTGCGTCCGAGTGGAATAACTCGGAGGAAATGGTGGAGGGAGTTGCTTATTCAGTCAGGATATAATATTAACCGAATATGTGTTGAAATATTGAAGGCAAGGATTTTTTAAAAGTTCTATTTGCTTAACGTAATTGTTCTAATACTTAAGTTTGAGTATCGATTGTCGTAAAATGATATATAGTTTTAAACACACTGTGTGAACCAGACCTGGTGGGCAGGGGCAACTTTTCTCAAGCAGGGGACATTTGCAACAGAACCCATGAAACCGTTTATGAACAAGACCGTCATAGACAAATATATAGGTCATCCCAAACATCGTGTAATTCCGAGTCCCTGAAATTCAGAACACAGAAAATTCAGATACAGAAAGCACCGAAATAAAGACCAGGAAAGAGCCCTTTGTGGAAGAAACGTCCATAGGCAAGCAGTGCTATTGCTGAAACCACGGAAAATATATCGTTCAACTCAAAAGTGTCTTCTCTTGGTTTATGGTGTGACTGCATTTAAGAAATTAACAAACCACCCGCTGCTTTTGTCTCCCATGTAGTTTTTTTTGGGTCGAAATGGGGCAACCTGAATGTGACCGGAATCTCGTAGTTTtcggtaatatttttttttaaaattggtGTTTGTTATTTCGATAGCAGGCGGTCAAATTTAGAGTCATTTTTTGTCCATATACGGTCGAGTTTAATTTTCTGGCGGGCCTTTTAAATTAAgttgaaaatttaaatttttagGCGGTAATTTTAAATTTTAACCGAAAATTTTAATTTGACCGTATTCGGTCGAATTTGGGCGGTCGAATTTAAGCGATTGTATTCATGCGGTCGTAATTTAGccggtcgaatttagttaaattcgaccgaactcctaaattcgactcccttatttacaaccgattcaaaatcggtcgaatttagttaaattCAACCGCGCGCGGTTGAATTAAGCTAAATTCAACTGAtttttttcggtcgaatttagcctttttttcttgtagtgatatatatatatatatatatatatatatatatataatttttttaaaaaaataataattaattgttTCATATATAATATATTGATATCGTATAACTCTATGTTTGAACGTATACTAACCCAAATATACACGTCATATGACACCGAGTATGTTCATATTCCTTCATGTGATGTTCTTACGCcgaaaatataaaataatttcgaATATTTGTATCATTTCCATAATTTTAATAAACTCAAATTTAGTgctttttataaaaaaaacaaaaaatatataaattagaAAATGGTTTTAAGTACTCTCGTAccaaatcaaaattaaaaatctataatatctatactatactataataaccggaatgaagtataatttggttcaacggttattccctaattttagttattaaaaaagtaaataaatagtgttatatatccgctaaactactaaattattaaactactacacTTAAAGTACTTATACTACTAAACTACGATCACAaattatcctattattaaaaaataaataaatggtggtatatatccgctaaactactaaattctTAAACTACTGGACATAATCTgcttatcctactaaactacgatcaCATGTTAtcctataatttttattattaatttatatttattatatatttataaaaatattttataattataatatgaagggataaataaaaaatttaaataataatggGAACCGTGCATTGCATGGGATTTAACCTAGTATATAGaatataataaccggaatggAGTATATTTTAGTTCAACACTTATCCCCttattttggttattaaaaataaaaataaatagtgttatacacatgctaaactactaaattgctAAGTTATTAGATATAGTCTCCTTATCCCGCTAAACTACAACCAAAACTTATCCTACAAAACTACCATCACACCTCCTTCctaattcttttattatttttattataaatctataattaatatatatttatataaatatattaaaattaatatatgattggataaataaaatttagaatttatttaaatattaacagAACATGTGCATTGCACGCGATTTAATCTAGTCTACTATAATAACTGGAATGACGTATAATTTGGTACAATAGTTATTCCCTCATTTTGTttatgaaaaattataaatagtgttatatatctgctaAAATACTAAATTATTAGACTACTAGACATAATCtatttatcctactaaactacgactCCATGTTTATacaataattttaattataactttataattattatatatttatataaatattttaaaattataatatgaccgaattaaaaaatatatatattaacgGAATCCTGGATTTAAACTAGTatcataaaataatattttaggtTGAACAAAATTACATAGACAAAAAACAGCAtaacaaaattaataaatttatcaAGCCCAGCCCGAATAGTTATAACCTGAAAACCAACACCCCTAAATCCTATTATCAGGCTTCTTACAATCAAATTGAGTAGAAATGAGCTTGTCAAAACACAAGTACCTTCCGGAACAGCTTATGTCGGAGATACTCAAAAGACTTCCGGTTAAGGATGTTTTACGTTGTGGAGCTGTCCAAAAATCATGGTATTCTCTTGTAAGAACTCGTATGTTTATCTCTCTCCACTCTAATTATCAAAAACTCACATCCCATATAAACCCTAAATATCTACTTTTCCATAATTTTGATACCCATGAATTAACAGTACGTTTCGATGATCCACAATGTGAAGAATATTGCAATCATGCATTTGACTTGGGATCAGCTAGTGCCTGGTATGCACAATCAAATGGTTTAATTTGTCTGTCTTTAATGTTTGATTCAGAACCTCATTATAATCCCAACATTGCTCTCTTGAATCCTCTAGCTCATAAATTTAAGATGCTCCCTCACTCGCCCCTTTCGATATTTACATTTCTCGAGACTGAGTGGAAGGCTTTAGCTTTTGGGTTTTTCTCGGAAGTTAACGATTATGTTGTGGTACATATTGTCAAACCTAAATCGACTGCTGCACCTTACTTTGATCCATACTCACCTGATGACTCTTACGAACAGGCCCTGCACACAGTAGAGATTGGGGTTTATAGTCTTAACTCTAATTCTTGGAAGCAAATATGCCAAGACAAAGTTTTTGTTGATTTTATGAGTACTAATAGATCTGTATTTGTTAATGGAACTGCATTTTGGGTAGGGTTTAACACCGACGTTTCATATCAATTAGTTATGTACTTTGATACCAAAACAAATATACTGGGAAAAATCAAGGTGCCTAACTGGATTGCACTTCACGAACGTCAGCTTTGTAATCCTCTTATTCTTCCATTTGGTCAATCGATTGCTTACTTTGTTGAGGTCGAGGATTTCGATGCAGAAGAGGATGATGAGGATTATAAATCTCCTCATCTGGATATTTGGGTATTGAAAGATGATATGATAGATGAGTTTTCTTGGGAGAAAAAGATGAGTGTGAGTATAAGTGAAGATGTTTCGGCTCAAGTCTTGGGTGTAAGGAACAACGGTGATCCAATACTAGGAAAATCAAACAGTTTGATTACATATGATCTTGACACCCATGAACCAAATGATTTTGTTGATCGTTTGACTCCCTATTCCTATGATGAGGATACACCATTCTTTTTCATCAGTCCTTTTGTGGAGACTCTGCGTTTGCTTGATATTGATCGAGATAATTGAACAAAATGTTAATTTGGAAGCCTTGTAATTGCAATGAGAACTTGGTAGAGTTCTTCAGCTAGCTCTCCATTTGATATGTGCTTCAAAAGTAGATTATGAACAGGGGAAGATTTCAAGCAAACAATTCTTTGGATTTGGCGGATTCTGATTTTGGTTCATCAAGTCTATGATTGTACGTTGAGAGTTTTCTTGATTTTGCTTTATAGTGTGTTATGTTTCTAAGattatttttttgctaaattttCTAAGATTATGTTGTTTTGCCGCTATTGACAATTGGGACAAAGTTGTTTGCACAATATTATCTGATAATTCATCTAGGTTTTTGTACTTGAAAAATATGTATTGTTTTTTCATTTGTTTATTTTATCTTTTTGTTTCGCTTGGAAGTAATATAGTATGTGTTTATATTGTCTATATGCAGGATGTTAGGTTTATGTTACTGAGAAATATACTTGTGAACCAAAATGGTGTGTTTTTTGGAGTACTTGGATTAGAGAACATGGTAATCTTCTAATGTGATGTGCAAATAATTTGTTTCTGTTTTGCTTGATGGTTTCTATTTGCAATCCACTTCCTTGTATGTACCTACTAATTTGTATCCTTCAACTTAATTAGTTTTATGATTCTTTGTGTTTTCTTATCTAGTTTGAAACTATACAGTTTAGATGTCCTCTTGAAACTATAAAAATGTCGTTATGCCATGGTTTTGCATATGGTTCTACTTAATAAGTTCCATTGTTATATGTCTTGTGTGTCGTAATTCTTTTTTAGCGGTCAATGACAAGTGGAAAGGAATTGTAAGGACAATGACAGACTTAAATTTCCTGTTGAACCTACCCAAAAATTCTCATGCCCTTTTAATAGGGTAGCTAGCATTTGTTATTGCATTTTCGCTTTCATTGATATTCTTGATGCAAAATCCGGCAAGTCTAAAAGCAATTTTGATTTAGCCCTGATTTAGCCAGGTTTATCATCTCTTATAAGTTACTTAAAAGttaaaaaatacatataaattttTTAACTTATAAGGCATCCCAAATGGGGAATCTTACATGCTGCCCATACACTCATGGTGGTTAATGAAGTTTTTTTTGAGTGGGAAAACTTCAATTTAAATGAATTAGCAAAGATGATTGATTAAAACTCTCTCTCTCCAATTACAAAAGCtaaatcatttaaaataaaattCTTATTTTTATCTTTTCTTATTTTACAATAGACCAATGGCCATCTTTTTTGGAGTTTGTGAATATTGTTGGTTAATAGTTTAATCATTTTTTTATACATTTCTCCTATCAtctaaaaataaatttatatgaaataaataattttttatataactTAGAAGCCACTATTAATATTCTTTCTTAAATACTTCTCAGATGCGAAAATTCAAAACGTTTATATAATATCCTTTCGTAAATAAATCTTAGATGAGTCATAATTTGAAACTGATTTAATAGCTATAATAAATACTACAACTTTATTGAATTGTGGATTCGAATTTCTTTCATAAAAAAAATCACGAATTTTAAGGAAAATATGTCATTTGAAAGTTACAATAGttacaaaaaaaattacatttaTGATGTTTTAAAACAATATAACTCAAACACTAAAAAAAACTCCAATTTTATGACTCTAAAGGGAAACTCAGAAATAGAAAAAAATTAAACCCTAATTGCTGCAGCTTCCTTCAGGTCTTCTGATTGAGTGTCTGAAGATGAGACTGTTGAAGCAGAACAAGATGCCATCTCTTCAAAAGACTTAGTGTTGAGTATGTCTAAAATCATGGTAATATCTCTCAAAGATGGCTATGTTTGCTAATATGGTACCCATTTATTAGTTGTATGATAAACAATGTCAAGAATACTGTACACTATATTCACTTGACTTCAATAATCATGCATGTATGAATTATCGAGTGGTCTGGTTTGTTTGTCTTCGGTGTTATATTGAAAACCTGAATACTATTCCGCCATTTACCTATGGAGTTTGGTTGGGTGTGTGATACGGGGATACGGGAATTCGGAAAATCTAAAAAGATGGTGATTCGATCGGGTACGGGATATATTTTTCAGGAGTTTCAGTCAAATTAAACTAAATAATGAACTACATAAGTTCATTATGAGTACATTatcattaaaaatatatattattattactCTATAATCCAATTGACGCATTTTAGCATAGTTAATTGATTAAATTTTCAAGTATCTCTATTATCTTCAAAAGACTTTGTGTTAAGTATGGTGATATCTCTCAAAGACCGCTATGTTTGGTATTATGATAAACAATGTCAAGTATACTTTACACTATATTCACTTGACTTCAATAATCATCCATGTATGAATTATCGAGTGGTCTGATTTGTGTGTCTTCGTTGTTATATTGAAAACCTGTATTCACTATTCCACCATTTATctatggagtttggttgggagAAAAAGATGAGTGCTAGTCCATATGATAATTTTTGGGTTGATTCCTTGGGCACAGGGAATAATGGTTCCCATATTAGAAAAAACAAACAGTTTGATTCATATAATCTTGAATCAAGATTATATGATTTCATTGATTCATGTGATCTTCGACTCCATATTCAAATTACAAGGAGGGCTCCAAACCACCTCCTATCATCACGCTTTTTGAGGAGACTTTGGTTTAATATTGTTTAATATAATTAAACAAAATGTTAGTAAGTTGGGAGCCTTGTTATCGCAATAGGTATTTGGTAGAGTTCTTCAATTTTTTATGAAGATGCGGATGTCATTATTTGTGCATCAATGGGGGAAGATGCCATCCTACGACTTCCCTGAAGGAATCTTGTCTGAAAATATCAAAAGACTTTCTGTTAAGGTATGTCTATAATCATGGTATTATCTCTTAAAGATTTTTCCATACTAGTCCTAAATATTTACTTCCCATAATACTAATAACCATTTATTAACCCTATGTTCTGATGATGTACACTTGAATATCTCTACTTGACAGTACTTGACTTTAATAATCACGAATGGTATGCATTATCCAATGATTTAATTTGCTTGACTTTGATAATCAGTATCTATGGAATCCGCTTGTTCAGAAATGCAGAACTCTTCCGGATTCACCACTTTTAAGATTTACTTTCGAAGAGATTGAGTGGAAGGCTTTAGCTTTTGGGTATTTACTGGAAGTTAATGATTATGTTGCGATACATGTTGTCAGACTTTGACCGGAATTACCTGATCTCTCTGACCCTGACCCCCTACCCCTACGAACATGTCCAGGATGTCATGATTACTGTTTATAGTTTAATATTAATTCTTGGAAGGATTTTCATCTAGACGGTATTATACTTGGTTGTATCGATAGTGATCAATCTGTTTTTGTTGGTCGTACGGCATTTTCAGTTGCCTATGATTTTGCGGGGTCGTATTAATTAGTTATGTACTTAGATAGCAGGGAAAATAGATCGGGATAAATTAATGTGCATATATTGATGATGGATCAGAAACGTCAATTTGATGATCCTGTTTTCGTCAATCTGGTCAATCTATTGCTTACTTTGTTAAGGACGATGACCCTCGCCATTTGGACATTTGGGTATTGAAAGACGGTGTGATAGAAGAGTTTTATTGGGAGAGAAAGATGAGTGTTAGTTTATTTGAAAATGTTTGGGCTGATGTCTTGAGTATAAGGAACAATAGTGAACTAATATTAGCCAAACTAAACAACATATGATCTTGATACACATGAATCTTATGATTTCCTTGATCATGTAATCATTTGACTCCGAATTCCACCCTCACATTTAAGATAATTagataaatttataaaaatatttcaagtcacattttaacatttttatatttaatattattccTTAATACTTAATAGGTATCTTTCTTAATCAATAATGTGATtgtttaataataattaaaacatgaAGTTTATTAAAATTAGTTCAAGGCGCATTTTACACATATGAGTTGGGCCAGTAAGTTATTTATTGGGTCGAGCGGAAGAGATTTTGTTTAAAAAATACAAAGCCCATTTTAAACCTATATAGGTCGGGCATTACTGCAGCTTGTGTACATGACAACTATAACATTCCTAGTCGCATT
Protein-coding sequences here:
- the LOC141699943 gene encoding putative F-box only protein 15, producing the protein MSLSKHKYLPEQLMSEILKRLPVKDVLRCGAVQKSWYSLVRTRMFISLHSNYQKLTSHINPKYLLFHNFDTHELTVRFDDPQCEEYCNHAFDLGSASAWYAQSNGLICLSLMFDSEPHYNPNIALLNPLAHKFKMLPHSPLSIFTFLETEWKALAFGFFSEVNDYVVVHIVKPKSTAAPYFDPYSPDDSYEQALHTVEIGVYSLNSNSWKQICQDKVFVDFMSTNRSVFVNGTAFWVGFNTDVSYQLVMYFDTKTNILGKIKVPNWIALHERQLCNPLILPFGQSIAYFVEVEDFDAEEDDEDYKSPHLDIWVLKDDMIDEFSWEKKMSVSISEDVSAQVLGVRNNGDPILGKSNSLITYDLDTHEPNDFVDRLTPYSYDEDTPFFFISPFVETLRLLDIDRDN